A single genomic interval of uncultured Pseudodesulfovibrio sp. harbors:
- the pyrR gene encoding bifunctional pyr operon transcriptional regulator/uracil phosphoribosyltransferase PyrR → MEECGTILSDKEMSRTLERLAFEIYERHGDNENLAIIGIQRRGADLAERIKKLLDDRLGRKVPLGKLDINLYRDDWTTNLELAPTINCSEIGFDIEGASIVLVDDVLYSGRTIRAALEAILDYGRPKKVELMVLVDRGHRELPIQADYVGKRVETHGEEHVNVLVTERDDEDRVCLVRS, encoded by the coding sequence ATGGAAGAATGCGGCACCATATTATCAGATAAGGAAATGAGCAGAACGCTTGAGCGGCTCGCCTTTGAAATATACGAACGGCACGGCGACAACGAAAATCTCGCCATCATCGGCATCCAGCGCAGAGGCGCGGATCTGGCCGAAAGAATCAAGAAGTTGCTCGATGACCGTCTGGGACGCAAAGTTCCGCTGGGAAAGCTCGACATCAACCTGTACCGCGACGACTGGACCACCAATCTCGAACTCGCGCCCACCATCAACTGTTCCGAAATAGGCTTTGACATCGAAGGCGCGTCCATCGTCCTTGTTGACGATGTGCTTTACTCGGGCCGCACCATCCGTGCCGCTCTCGAGGCCATCCTCGACTACGGACGACCCAAAAAAGTCGAGCTCATGGTTCTTGTTGACCGGGGTCACCGCGAACTGCCCATTCAGGCCGACTATGTGGGCAAACGGGTGGAGACCCACGGAGAAGAACACGTCAACGTGCTCGTCACCGAACGCGATGACGAAGACCGCGTCTGCCTTGTCAGGAGCTAG
- the thrB gene encoding homoserine kinase, which produces MTFKPLERDPVPQPCITLVGMAAAGKSTLGSLLAQRLQWGQLDTDRHMEAYYGMPLQAIMDTFGLEEFLKIEGYLVSELGLTRTVISTGGSVIYSKPAMDQLKQLGPVILLDIDEATFLERVGDGENRGLAIAPGKTMSDLYNERQPLYRAAADFTVRTDRCTPDECVDLILEHIDLP; this is translated from the coding sequence ATGACGTTCAAGCCGTTGGAGCGGGACCCTGTCCCGCAACCCTGCATCACGCTCGTCGGCATGGCCGCAGCGGGCAAGTCCACGCTCGGTTCGCTGCTTGCCCAGCGCCTCCAGTGGGGGCAGCTTGATACTGACCGCCACATGGAAGCCTATTACGGCATGCCGCTTCAGGCGATCATGGACACGTTCGGTCTTGAAGAGTTTCTGAAAATCGAAGGGTACCTCGTCAGCGAACTCGGCCTGACCCGCACGGTCATTTCAACCGGCGGCAGCGTCATCTACAGCAAGCCTGCCATGGACCAGCTCAAGCAGCTCGGCCCGGTTATTCTGCTCGACATCGACGAAGCCACGTTTCTTGAACGCGTCGGAGACGGAGAAAACCGGGGCCTTGCCATCGCTCCCGGCAAGACCATGAGCGACCTTTACAACGAACGGCAGCCGCTGTACCGTGCCGCCGCCGACTTTACGGTCCGCACAGACAGGTGCACTCCTGACGAATGCGTTGACTTAATTCTCGAACACATTGATCTGCCATGA